The Stegostoma tigrinum isolate sSteTig4 chromosome 47, sSteTig4.hap1, whole genome shotgun sequence DNA window CCTACTCAAAGAATACCCACACCAGTGTTGCATAGGAACAAACCCCCAGCATTATCCCAAGGTCCAATgcaaaaaactcctgcaaataaTAAATCTTCAATGTCTCGCTACATGCCTAATGTGAATACATATGAGAGTAGAAGGTCATCAGCGTTTTCCCATATACATAATCAAAAATCTCCGTTTAGCAGAAGATCTTCTCTGAAACCTCCTCGTACTCATATTAGAGGCTCTTCAATTTATTCCCAAACCATTAAACATGATGAACCTCTAAATCACAGTCTTTTGGTATCTCCACACAGTTCTAGTCAAGATACTTCCACAAGTGTAAAATCTTCTAGAGTTTTGTTCAGTCCTCATAAGGGTCCTTTGATCAGAAGCACTCTGGTGACTTTCCTCAGCCCCAGTCAAAATCCTTCCAGGAACAGAATATTATCAAGAGTCTCCCATCCTGCTTCTCAAAATGCTTCCTTGAAAAGATCATCAGTGATTTCCCATCATGTTGCTAGGAACAGAGGACCCATGTCATATCCTCATTATCCTGGAAACAGGAAATTTTCATTTGCTAGTCATTTTTCTCAACATATTCCTCTGAAGACAGCACTCTCAAAACTTTTGCATGGTCCTTTTCAGGGTAATCCTATGAAAGGTCAAAACCCATGGTTTCCTCACATCGATACTCCAGATAGAATTTCACTTTCCCACTTTCCTACATCATCTATTGCTGTAAACACAAGATTTTCACCTTACCACAGTCACATACTTTCTGCTCTTCGATATAAGAGATCTTTAAAACTTTCTCGAAAACACAATCCACCATTTGCATTGGGGAataaacaagcttcaaaatcttcccataATCATGCTCCATCTGTCCCTGGGAATAGGAGgtcttcaaaatcttcccataATCGTGCTCCATCTGTGCCTGGGAGTAAGAgatcttcaaaatcttcccataATCGTGCTTCATCTGGTTCTGGGAATAAACgcacttcaaaatcttcccacaaTCGTGCTCCATCCACTCCTGGGAATAAGCGATCTTCGAAATCTTCCCACAATCGCACACCCTCTGGTTCTGGGACTAAGCGAGGTTCCAAATCTTCTCGTAATCACACCTCATCTGCCCCTGGGAGAAAACGGTCTTCAGGATCTTCCCACAATCCCACTTCAACAGCTCCTCTGAATATAGTATCCACGAGagttttcaatgttcttcctcaaattACTTCTATGAGTAGGCAAATTCCACACTTTCATTATACTCATACTCCAAATATGCAGAAAAATAGCTCACCAAATCCTTCACATTATCCCAGTCCGACTGTCCCTATGAATATAGTATTGCCAAAGGTTTTCAGTGTTCCTCCTCAAGCTACAAACAGACAAATTCCACAGTTTCATTATACTCATAATCCAAATATCCAGAAGAATGGCTCTTTAAACCCTTTCCATAATCCTAGTCCAAGTGCCCCTACAAATATAGCATCCTCAAAGTTTTTCAGCATTTCACCTCAAGATACTGTCATGAATAGACAAATTCCACAGTATCAACTTACTTATCCTCCAAATATCCAGAAAAATCACTTACCAAATCCTTCGCATAATCCCAGTCCAACTGGCCGTACAAATGTAATATCGCCAAGGTTTCTCATTATCACTCCCCAAGCTGTTCTTATGAATAGACAAATTCCACAGTATCAACTTATTCATCCTCCAAATGTACGTAAAAATAGCTCTCCAAACCCTTCACATAATCCCAGTCCAAGTATCCCAATCAAGATAGTATCACCAAAAATTTTCAATGTTCCTCCTCAAGATACTCTTAAGAATAGACAAATTCCTAATATCCAGAAAAATAGCTCACCAAACCCATCACATAATCCCAGTCCGACTGCCCCTATGAATACAGTATCACCAAAGTTTATCATTGTTGCTGACCAAGCTTCTGTTATGAATAGACAAATTCCACAGTATCAACTTACTCATCATCCAAATATACGTAAAAATAGCTCACCAAACCTTTCACATAATCTCAGTCCAACTGCCCCAATCAATATAGTATCACCAAAGTCTTTCATTGTCGCTCCCCAAGCTTCTGTTATGAACAGACAAATTCCACACTTTCATCATACTCATACATCAGATATCCAGAAAAATAGCTCACCAAACCTTTCACATAATCCCAGTCAAATTGCTCCTATGAATATAGTATCGCCAAAGTTTTTCAGTGTTTCTGCTCAAAATACTGTCAAGAATGGACAAATTCCACAGTTCCAACAAATACATCCTCCAAGTATCCAGAAAAATAGCTCTCCAAACCCTTCACATAATCCCAGTCTGACTACCCCTATGAATGCAGTATTGCCAAAATTTTTCAATGTTCCTTCACAAGGTACGAACAGACAAATTCCACAGTTTCATTACACTCATCCTCTAAAAAGACATAAAAATACCTCACCAATCTTTTCCCATTATTCAAGTCCAACGGCCCCTGAAAATAGCAGACTTCCAATAAGCTCTCATATTTTTAGCCATTATGTACCTGTGAATATGGTACCCTCCGTGTTCTCGAATAGCTTTTCTCAACCTACGCTGGATAATAGGCAAGTCGCACAGTTTCACCGTAATCATTCACCAAAGGTACCAACAAACAAGCCTTCAAACCCTTCTTATCTTGCCTCTTTAATGGCTGATGCAAATAGGAAATCCTCAATACCTCCCCAAGAACACCATAAAATGTCCCGCATGAATGGAAAAAGCCAACATTTTTATAATATTCATTCTCCACAAGTCCCGAACTCTAGATCCTCACCATCCAACAGTTTCACTCATACTATCCCTGCTAATAGATTACCTGCAAAGCCTTCCCACAAGCCAACTCTAACTATTCCGATGAAGAAGAaaacttcaaaatctttccaCAATAAACTTCCAGCTGCCCCTGTGAATAAGAAAACTTCAGCACCTTTTGGCAATCCTACTCCAACTACTCCTCTGAATAGAATACTGTCAACAGTTCAGAGTGGTTCAAATGGTCAACAAATTCCAGGGTTTAATGATATTCATAACCAAAATAGTTCTAAAACTAGATTTTCAAATTTGGCTTATATTCCCAACCCAACAGACTCTGTAAAGACAACAACTTCAAATCATTCCCACAGTCCCACTACAACTACAGTGAATAGAAAATCATCAAATCCTTCTGAAAAATCCATTCCAAATACCCTGGTCAATCAGAAAACAACAAACCGTTCCTACAGTCCCACTCCAAATACCCCTGTCAACAGGCGAACAACAAACCGTTCTTACAATCCCATTCTAAATACCCCTGTCAACAGGCGACCGACAAGCCGTTCTTACAATCCCACTCCAAATCCCCCTGTCAACAGGAAACCGGCAAGCCGTTCTTACAATCCCACTCCAAATCCCCCTGTCAACAGGCGAACAACAAACCGTTCTTACAATCCCACTCCAAATACCCCTGTCAACAGGCAAATGACAAGCCGTTCTTATAATCCCATTCCAAACACCCCTGTCAACAGGCGAACGACAAACCGTTCTTACAATCCCACTCCAAATACCCCTGTCAACAGGCGAACGACAAACCGTTCTTACAATCCCACTCCAAATACCCCTGTCAACAGGCGAACGATAAGCCGTTCTTATAATCCCATTCCAAATACCCCTGTCAACAGGCGAACGACAAACCGTTCTTACAATCCCACTCCAAATACCCCTGTCAACAGGCGAACGACAAACCGTTCTTACAATCCCACTCCAAATACCCCTGTCAACAGGCGAACGATAAGCCGTTCTTATAATCCCATTCCAAATACCCCTGTCAACAGGCGACCGACAAGCCGTTCTTACAATCCCACTCCAAATCCCCCTGTCAACAGGAAACCGGCAAGCCGTTCTTACAATCCCACTCCAAATACCCCTGTCAACAGGCGAACAACAAACCGTTCTTACAATCCCACTCCAAATACCCCTGTCAACAGGCAAATGACAAGCCGTTCTTATAATCCCATTCCAAACACCCCTGTCAACAGGCGAACGACAAACCGTTCTTACAATCCCACTCCAAATACCCCTGTCAACAGGCGAACGACAAACCGTTCTTACAATCCCACTCCAAATACCCCTGTCAACAGGCGAACGATAAGCCGTTCTTATAATCCCATTCCAAATACCCCTGTCAACAGGCGAACGACAAACCGTTCTTACAATCCCACTCCAAATACCCCTGTCAACAGGCGAACGACAAACCGTTCTTACAATCCCACTCCAAATACCCCTGTCAACAGGCGAACGATAAGCCGTTCTTATAATCCCATTCCAAATACCCCTGTCAACAGGCGAACGACAAACCGTTCTTACAATCCCACTCCAAATACCCCCGTCAACAGGCGAACGATAAGCCGTTCTTATAATCCCATTCCAAATACCCCTGTCAACAGGCGAACGACAAACCGTTCTTACAATCCCACTCCAAATACCCCTGTCAACAGGCGAACGACAAACCGTTCTTACAATCCCACTCCAAATACCCCCGTCAACAGGCGAACGATAAGCCGTTCTTATAATCCCACTCCAAATCCCCCTGTCAACAGGCGAACGACAAACCGTTCTTACAATCCCACTCCAAATCCCCCTGTCAACAGGCGAACGACAAACCGTTCTTACAATCCCACTCCAAATCCCCCTGTCAACAGGCGAACGACAAACCGTTCTTACAATCCCACTCCAAATACCCCTGTCAACAGGCGAACGACAAACCGTTCTTACAATCCCACTCCAAATACCCCTGTCAACAGGCGAACGACAAACCGTTCTTACAATCCCACTCGAAATACCCCTGTCAACAGGCGAATGACGAACCGTTCTTACAAGCCTACTCCAAATACCCCTGTCAACAGGCGAATGACGAACCGTTCTTACAAGCCTACTCCAAATACCCCTGTCAACAGGCAAACGACAAACCGTTCTTACAATCCCACTCCAAATAGCCCTGTCAACAGGCGAACTACAAGCCATTCTTACATTTCTACTCCAAATACCCCTGTAAATAGAACAAACCGTTCTTTCAGTCCTACCATAAATACTCCTGTCAACAGGAGATCAAACCCTTCTCACAATCCCAGTCCATTTGCCTCTGAGAATAGAAAATCTTCAACTCTGCCCACTCCCCATGGTCTCCTGAATAGGAGGATTTCACCTTCTCAGAATCCCACTCCAAATGTTCCTGTGAATAAATTAACCTCGTTTTTTGTTCAACCTCCTCAAGTTTCTCCCGTGAAAATACCAATACCATGGTTTCATCATAGTAACTCTCCAAATGCTCTTATCAATGGGAATTCATTAAAACCTTCCCGTAATCTCTTTCCAACAGCCCCCGTTAAACGAAGGTTGTCAATACCATCCCCTAACAGGTTTCCAGATCCTTCTAATAATCGCAATCCTATTACCCTTCTATATAGAAAGCCACCAAACTTTCTCCATACACCTACCAGAATTAATTCTGCGATGTGGGAACCCCAAacattttcccacagtcagatGAACAAGGCTCCTAATTCTAGTGGACTTTTGAAATCCACCTACTATTCTTCAAATGGAAGGCCTTCTTTATTTTCCCATAGTTCTGCAATGTCTCCCTTTATGTCCAATCACAACACTCAATTTATTAACAAACTCCCATTACAAAGCCATGATGCAGATCGTAATTCTCTAAAGCGAATCTTCAGAGAAGGACATGCAGCTGCCCCAGGTGAAAAGCTTAATAAAGTTTTGGACCAAAACCTTGAAAAAGCCCTTTGATTTCTACTGGCTGGTCTAATCAAAATGCAGAACCAAGTATGATCAGCAGCAGCTTTGCAAATAAACAATGGCTACAACAAGACAGACAAatcattagcagatatgcagtgAGATAATTGTCTACACAGCAGACCAAAGAACATATGCTGGTTATTACACGGAGTACTCAGTCTGAGTGGCACTGCAGTAACATTCGAATCCATCATAAGGGAGTTTATTCTGCAGACAGGCGTCAAGAGAACTATTTCCAAAATCTCTGAAAGTTTCTTATAAAGTGTTTCTAAAGTGATGAAATCTTTATACTTGTCGCTGGAAATGACTTATGTGGTTATAGAAATCATTTGCAATTGGCTGTTATAAAATGACTCATTGTACTTTTGAATTTCAACGTGCTACATCTGTGCATTATCATATGGATAAATAACATTGCAATGTAACTTCAATTGTCTTTGTAATGCACCGGTGAAAGAGTAAGATGAGTGATGCCCTGGGTTTTAAGCCTATCTTATTGACCAGAAAATTATTTGGTTAGAAGCGAAATGTTCTCCAAGCTGTTTGAGTACAGAATTTGCCACattataaaataaagaaaaagttggTAAATATGAAGAAAACAGATCTCAAGTTGAATTCTGCTTATGTAAAGATCTTTGAAATCAATCATTGCTCTTTTACATGGAACAGTGCTGCCTTCAATCCCTAACCTTAGTTCCATTATGCTTTGGCAAAGGAGAAAGAGATTTGAACGGACATCTGCCTTCATTTTCCTCTGGTACAAGCCAAGTTCCTCAGCCAGCTTCTAGTCCAATACCGCAGTGAATCCTAGGTCATTACAAAGTGAAAATTTTTCAGACTGactccctattctcaattccactTGTATGGAATGTCAGATCCTTTATTAAGCAATTTTCATCTCTTCCCATCTCTACTAAAGGCATCGAATCCTTGGAGAGATGGACAGAAATTCATAGGGATTAAATGTCACTCAGCTCAAAACGCTAAGTATCATCAGATTTTTCTACCATGATATATCACACCTAAGATTATCTAATCCTTATCTGACACACATACATTTTCCAGCAAAGATCACTGGATTGGAATCAGAACCTGGAAGCAAATTGTTCTTCTCCATTCCCCTCAGCGCAGACGTCGGTTGTAGCATATACTATCCTAGATGAGATCATCAAATAAAACACTTGGTAATTGGAATCCTAACTGATTTGTAAGGTACAGCACAAGCCAAGTTCATCCTGTTTCTCTTCATTTCTAGCCCTGTGCATTTGTTGTGTTACATTGTATGTTTTAACATATTAcaagcaagaaaaaaaataaaacgcctatgtttttaaaaatgatctgGGTGAGAAATGAGGAACTGTACTCAAACAGAATGCATCATGTTAACTTATCTACCAGAAGGACACAGGGGATCATCATAACAGTCTCTAGCGAAGCTAATTGAAGAATGACAACTATTTTAGGGAACTGGGATATGTGGGGAGAGATGTTGAAGGGGAAGGGACACTGCAGGATTGGGAAGGAAAATGGATGGGTAAGtgatgagatttttttaaaagagtatCTCCAATGATCTAGAAGAGATATATCTAGATATAACCACAGCGATCAAAACTATGAACTGTGCCACAGctggaaaagtatgaggtgatctTCCACAATATAAAATGTTCAAAATTTCAGCTCCTTATATATTCTTCAATTGTGCAAATCTTATGGAGTGATTTATGTGCCACATTTGAAAACAGCTCCAACTTCCATTCACTAAACTGTATGGTATGATTTGATCTTAGTTAAGGTAGCAGTAGAGGATCAGCTGTTGGCTACCCTATACTTACGTTTGGCCCATGTTGGATCAGTCAGTGTTCTCGATCTCAATAACTATCCAGTAATCTCTGCTGGCAGCCACATTCTGAAATGCAATCTTGGCTGACACAAGGACAATGAGGTTTCACATTCAGATTCAAATCACCAGCTAGGCCATCTAACTCCAAAGCCATGTTCCTATTCTTCAAGATGCTGTTGAGTGGTACAAAATAACTCGTTGCCTTTTTCTGAGTTTGGTACAGAGGATAGAAAGACACAGAGATCTGTGcctaaagcaaaataaaatttaagCTTCACAGATTTTGAAAGTTTTGAGTGAAGTTGAACCTTCCGTCCCCACTCCAGAGAATATGGAACACAGTCACTAAATTAACCTCAGTGCCAGAACAAACATTTTACCACATTATAAGCTTTTCCATTTGCATTTATGttgtccctgacttcctttgtcagccaagGTTGCCTCATCGTCCACTTCGTGTCCTCATTCTTCCTTGGTACGTATTTCTGCTGTGTGTCCTAAATTACCActaaagacacctgccattcttcctccactgtcttccctgctggGCTCCCcctccaatcaactctggcccgCTCCTCCCTCACATCTTAGCGGTTCCTTTACACAACTAGTACACAAgtcacatctgattccagctttttCATCTTAGCCTATAGGGTGAATCTgccatgttatggtcactatccccTAGGGGTTCCTTCTCCATCAGCTCTCTAACCAAATCTACCTCATTacccatcaccaaatccagactctaccacaagctgctccaaaaagtcatcttgtagacattcaatgaatttcttttcttgagatccagtaccaacatgattttcccagttcaCTTGTAGATTGAAATCCTCCATAATTATTGTAATAGCGTATTTCTTACATGACCTTTCTATCTCCTgacttattttcttccccacatccctAGTACTGCAAGGAAGCCTGTACATAATTCCCATCAGTCTTTTTTGCTCAATTCTACCCATACAGATTttatattagcgagttttgagaagatttgtagctcaggttggggttctggatgtgagtttgctcgctgagctgcaaggttagttttcagatgttttgtcaccattctaggtaacatcatcagtgagtctccggtgaagcactggtgttatgttacataacaccagcgcttcaccagaggctcattgatgatgttacctagaatggtgacgaaacgtctgaaaactaaccttccagctcagcgagcaaactcacatccagattttatattttctgcctctatatcatttcttgctatcgATTTAATTCAATTTCATACTAACAAGGCAAATTAGCCCACTCTGCCTGTCCGTTTTAACCTGCTGACTAATATTCAT harbors:
- the LOC132207447 gene encoding mucin-2-like, with the translated sequence MKKKTSKSFHNKLPAAPVNKKTSAPFGNPTPTTPLNRILSTVQSGSNGQQIPGFNDIHNQNSSKTRFSNLAYIPNPTDSVKTTTSNHSHSPTTTTVNRKSSNPSEKSIPNTLVNQKTTNRSYSPTPNTPVNRRTTNRSYNPILNTPVNRRPTSRSYNPTPNPPVNRKPASRSYNPTPNPPVNRRTTNRSYNPTPNTPVNRQMTSRSYNPIPNTPVNRRTTNRSYNPTPNTPVNRRTTNRSYNPTPNTPVNRRTISRSYNPIPNTPVNRRTTNRSYNPTPNTPVNRRTTNRSYNPTPNTPVNRRTISRSYNPIPNTPVNRRPTSRSYNPTPNPPVNRKPASRSYNPTPNTPVNRRTTNRSYNPTPNTPVNRQMTSRSYNPIPNTPVNRRTTNRSYNPTPNTPVNRRTTNRSYNPTPNTPVNRRTISRSYNPIPNTPVNRRTTNRSYNPTPNTPVNRRTTNRSYNPTPNTPVNRRTISRSYNPIPNTPVNRRTTNRSYNPTPNTPVNRRTISRSYNPIPNTPVNRRTTNRSYNPTPNTPVNRRTTNRSYNPTPNTPVNRRTISRSYNPTPNPPVNRRTTNRSYNPTPNPPVNRRTTNRSYNPTPNPPVNRRTTNRSYNPTPNTPVNRRTTNRSYNPTPNTPVNRRTTNRSYNPTRNTPVNRRMTNRSYKPTPNTPVNRRMTNRSYKPTPNTPVNRQTTNRSYNPTPNSPVNRRTTSHSYISTPNTPKLDTIKDEATHLFGTTPTNINSLHHQSSEAAVLYLHVQRRNSPKILKNLRS